A portion of the Stigmatella aurantiaca DW4/3-1 genome contains these proteins:
- the tnpA gene encoding IS66 family insertion sequence element accessory protein TnpA: protein MTTSAETTKTEEPGWLAAARQPRWTPEIAAEVVRAWQKEGGAQSAFMRKHGLPRERLRFWSRRRAEWEQKEKPAMGFVPVEVTPEAPSQRRQGVGEAVVVEVKGVRVRVEGGASQELVERVLRALQRVQGC, encoded by the coding sequence ATGACGACCAGCGCAGAGACGACAAAGACAGAAGAGCCAGGGTGGTTGGCAGCGGCCCGACAACCGAGGTGGACGCCGGAAATAGCAGCCGAGGTGGTACGAGCCTGGCAGAAGGAAGGAGGAGCGCAGAGCGCGTTCATGCGCAAGCACGGGCTGCCCCGAGAGAGGCTGCGATTCTGGTCGAGGAGGCGCGCAGAGTGGGAGCAGAAAGAGAAACCTGCAATGGGCTTCGTGCCGGTGGAGGTGACGCCGGAGGCACCGAGTCAAAGGAGGCAGGGAGTTGGGGAGGCGGTAGTGGTGGAAGTGAAGGGAGTGAGGGTGAGGGTGGAGGGGGGAGCCAGCCAGGAGTTGGTGGAGCGGGTGCTGAGAGCTCTCCAGCGGGTGCAAGGATGCTGA
- a CDS encoding HTTM domain-containing protein, with the protein MLRKKIEGFLFDQPNLDFRIFVVRVAVSLVVVSYTLAGPFDHFHVDAAGLLYRPVGPFRFIPALGFWAFYILKYTVAVSGLTFALGYKTRLSNAVFALSYFVFAYYVGHFSTQLFSYITHLNLFAIILCFVDSARFWSLDWVLEPARREQPSSKAHREFASFSLAFMQLYVIAFYVQGGGSKLLIGGVDWFLSGQTPYFGTIVAGTNLGLELTRFRWLFPGISLFTGFFELCFFLILWKPLRLIYAVTTLCFHFGILLSMNIFFYQLSSMVPLLFLLDDTRNHRKALAGLGVYVLCIGGLMAMTPLNAHPLATTETPHQTLPTVQPTD; encoded by the coding sequence ATGTTGCGCAAGAAGATCGAGGGTTTTCTCTTCGACCAACCCAATCTCGATTTCCGTATCTTCGTGGTCCGGGTGGCCGTGAGCCTCGTGGTGGTGAGTTACACGCTCGCCGGCCCTTTCGACCACTTCCACGTCGACGCGGCCGGGTTGCTCTATCGGCCGGTGGGTCCGTTCCGTTTCATTCCAGCACTCGGCTTTTGGGCCTTCTACATCCTCAAGTACACGGTGGCCGTCAGTGGGCTCACGTTCGCGCTGGGCTATAAGACCCGGCTCTCCAATGCAGTCTTCGCCCTCAGCTACTTCGTCTTCGCGTACTACGTCGGGCACTTCAGCACGCAGTTGTTCAGCTACATCACCCACCTGAACCTCTTTGCGATCATTCTCTGCTTCGTGGACTCGGCGCGGTTCTGGTCGCTCGACTGGGTCCTCGAGCCGGCGCGGCGGGAACAGCCGTCTTCCAAGGCTCACCGCGAGTTCGCATCCTTCTCGCTGGCCTTCATGCAGCTCTATGTGATCGCCTTCTACGTGCAGGGCGGAGGCTCCAAGCTGCTCATCGGTGGCGTGGACTGGTTTCTCAGCGGCCAGACGCCCTACTTTGGAACCATCGTCGCGGGGACAAACCTTGGATTGGAGCTGACCCGGTTCCGCTGGCTGTTCCCGGGCATCAGCCTATTCACCGGCTTTTTCGAGCTGTGCTTCTTCCTGATCCTCTGGAAGCCGCTCCGGCTCATCTACGCTGTCACCACGCTTTGCTTTCACTTCGGCATCCTGCTGAGCATGAACATCTTTTTCTATCAGCTCTCTTCGATGGTGCCATTGCTCTTCCTGCTCGACGACACTCGCAACCACCGCAAGGCCCTCGCAGGGCTGGGCGTATACGTCCTCTGCATTGGAGGGCTGATGGCCATGACGCCATTGAATGCCCACCCCCTCGCCACCACCGAAACGCCGCACCAAACACTGCCTACTGTGCAGCCAACGGATTGA
- the tnpB gene encoding IS66 family insertion sequence element accessory protein TnpB (TnpB, as the term is used for proteins encoded by IS66 family insertion elements, is considered an accessory protein, since TnpC, encoded by a neighboring gene, is a DDE family transposase.): MLRLPEGVKIWVATAPCDMRKQADGLSALVEGSLGQAPKSGHLFVFFSRRRDFVRILFWETNGYCTVSKRLEAGRFRVPEPVEGQGAVHLEARQLAEVLALVETGSGVRQRPVH; encoded by the coding sequence ATGCTGAGACTGCCGGAGGGGGTGAAAATCTGGGTGGCGACGGCGCCGTGCGACATGAGAAAGCAGGCCGACGGGTTGAGCGCACTGGTGGAGGGAAGCTTGGGCCAGGCGCCGAAGTCTGGCCACCTGTTTGTCTTCTTCTCGCGAAGGAGAGATTTCGTGAGGATTCTGTTCTGGGAGACGAATGGATATTGCACGGTGAGCAAGAGACTGGAGGCAGGACGCTTCCGGGTGCCTGAGCCGGTAGAAGGCCAGGGAGCGGTGCACCTGGAGGCGAGGCAACTGGCCGAAGTGCTGGCCCTGGTAGAGACAGGCAGCGGGGTGCGCCAGAGGCCGGTGCATTGA